A window of Cydia fagiglandana chromosome Z, ilCydFagi1.1, whole genome shotgun sequence genomic DNA:
AGTCATAATAAAATGCgcaaatacacacacacacttttGTCTGAGCTAActgtataaaaataacaaacatCAAATCTTAAGTTAGGACTTTTATTGGAATGTTAGATATAAGAAAAGTGTAAAAATTGTAAAACACTTAGTACCTTTACAAAATGCTTAAGGGCCGTCTAAATTAAAACTTATCTACCTTGCATCTGCCCGCCACTTCATATGCATAATTGCATATAATCATTTTCATCCTTCTACAGAATTATTTTCGGGATAAAAATGATCCTacgtccttccccgggactcaaactatctccatgccaaatttgatcgaaatcggttcagcggttaaagcgtgaagaggtaacagacagatttattttcacttttataatacataatattacaATACATATTTCGATTTACACGGTAATGTAGGCGTGaccaattattaattaaaaagttttattttagacgaacttaatataaataattaagtaatataATAACAACGAAGGAATGTTAACAATTTCAGAACaaatacctactacatataGGATTAACACTAAATAGACATTAAGACAACATAAATAGACAATCCTGGCCAAGTGATAATCGTTAATAGAAAACACCAACCGaacttaaccctttgaacggttatcgtgcgcggcgcgtcatcgtgaaccttgtagtaatgcacgaaggttgatattggggtGTAGCCGCGTGCGTCGGTTCACATCTTTGGTGGTCAATGggttaaataatgtatggaaaaatgtcacttttcgTCCGACCTGTCGTCTAGATTCATGTTTACTTTTCGATTGGCTTTTGTTAGTAAACGAATGCCATCTTGGCTACGTCCCTGTAGTACAACGcagttttctaaataaataaaccggTTTCAAACGATTAAAACCGGTTTTTTTATCGAAACCCGATACATTTTGCATTTATCGCGTACAGTCGTCATCAGAACCGGAGCGGCCAGTgttcaaaaatataaaaaaaatacacttaaTCTTGATAATAGAGgatttgttcagatatttgggaacaccttggccgctgcgatatatctgatggcggcaGTACATTTAGTTTAACTTATATGTACCGCGGTGATATGCACTGCTCAAAACACTCAATACCACGCCTCGAATTTCATTTCACAGTTGCACCGTATGGAAATATTGTCTACAAGTATATCACATAACAACAGATGTTGTGcttaattgttttccttcgtattttctcggatcATGCCACTTAAgttaacctcagtactttttgcacCGAGACTAACTGAAAAAAAGACATGTTCGTAAGttttcgtgaaaatacgaaggaaaaaatTACTGAGatgatttatttaatcgtatggcgatATGGtcactgagatgatgatgatgatgaagtgatTTTTAGGCAAAGTTACAAGGCTTACTTCTGTTATGATTTTTTGATGCTACATATTCACCCCGGCACATAAACGGTACATGTTTCTCTATAAAATTTCGTTTGCACCACTCAAAACACTAACGATACCACTTCTTGACTCAAAGCGGTAACACTGCCCTCAGTCAGTATAGCCCTTTgtgtgataataataatatatttatctgGGACACCGAGCttcgctcggaaaacataaaaactaaaaatgcgtgttttcccagagataaagcCTAGCTAGAtcaataaacaagaattgctcgtttaaaagtaTTAGATAGGTAGATTATTATCACACAAAGACTCTTTCACAAGTCACAACAACATTTGCAGTGATATTGTCTCAGCAAACGTTGTATTGACTTGTGTAACATCCCCTGAGGCCAACTtgcacaatatttttttaattttctcagcTAACATCATAGACTAgtaatcctctagaccgagtttagagcaattatttcatgcaaccgatgatgccaaaaatgcggggtgggcgggacgaggtgagcgaaatcccgtgccgtgattggtccgctCAAAGACACgagcgtcacacaaagacacgtcgactcgaacatggagtaaaattaccgtatgcgtggcagagggggtagcgcgactatgctcagtctggaggatgttttgggtaacattccatttccaacgacagctgtactactgtcaattttactatggaaattgacaatgacagcgacgcgttcagtaccggtagtgcagttGCGGTtacaaatggaatgttaccatttatCTGTGGCTAACATACCTAGCCCTACCTCCCGTCTCGTCTCTGCATCACCTCGAACAGTACCAAGTTAGCGTCGACGTCGCTATCGTCGCTCGGGTGCGTCCACTTGGCCTCGAGGAGGGGTTCTCCGCCGCCCTTGGGCGTCCGGGAGCGGTTCACGGGGTCAAAGTCGTCGTCTAGCGGCACTGCGCCCGTTACGGATTTTATGAAGAGGACCTGTGTAACAATTACAtcatatagttcgtttatttttttgcattatatatagtcctcctcatcgatttcgatgacggcgacctcaaAAAATTTACGGATTACGCCTGTTATGGGCCcgaatgtggctggccaggccgaacttggtcttaaagacTCTTCTGCAGGTGTTACAATAGAGTTGGCCAGAATAGAGTTGgcttttttgcattagaaataaggtaaacaatcttgatgtgtcttttaattgaaaaacactttgtaaaaataagttacggcaaatatgtaacaattatgaatctaatacgatcatttatattcttctgctttcataagtaatagttactgatttttaaaaagcgtttttcaattaaaatacatctcAAAATCCCTTCtttaaagttctttctaatgctaaaaaaaaacaaatatacaaggcttgtgttgtgggtactcagacaacgatatatataatattaatatataaatacttaaatacatagaaacaaccatgacttaggaacaaatatctgtatcatcatacaaataaatgcccttaccaggattcgaacccgggacaatcggcttcataggcagggtcactacccactaggccagaccggtcatcaaacaacacaacacaacacacaaccacgacacacacaacaacaaacacaacaacaacaggAGTCACGACACGTCTGTAATCGATGCGGCAAGAAGTGCCGATCGGCCACTGGTCTATACAGTCATTGCAGTCGATGTAGGCTGAAGACTACTTCCTCAAAATACcttctttagtcgctgcaactatcatctgcaaagatgctgtagccaatgatgatgatgttcacCTTATGTACAATGTGTCCGATGATGCCCAGGAGACACACGCCGAGACCGGCGACGTTGATCGCGCTCAGCCGGTCCCCGCTCACCTCCACCGCCAACACTAGAATGATGATGTTCACCTTATGTACAATGTGTCCGATGATGCCCAGGAGACACACGCCCAGACCGGCGACGTTGATCGCGCTCAACCGGTCCCCGCTCACCTCCACCGCCAACACTAGAATGATGATGTTCACCTTATGTACAATGTGTCCGATGATGCCCAGGAGACACACGCCCAGACCAGCGACGTTGATCGCGCTCAGCCGGTCCCCGCTCACCTCCACCGCCAACACTAGAATGATGATGTTCACCTTATGTACAATGTGTCCGATGATGCCCAGGAGACACACGCCCAGACCGGCGACGTTGATCGCGCTCAGCCGGTCCCCGCTCACCTCCACCGCCAACACTAGAATGATGATGTTCACCTTATGTACAATGTGTCCGATGATGCCCAGGAGACACACGCCCAGACCGGCGACGTTGATCGCGCTCAGCCGGTCCCCGCTCACCTCCACCGCCAACACTAGAATGATGATGTTCACCTTATGTACAATGTGTCCGATGATGCCCAGGAGACACACGCCCAGACCAGCGACGTTGATCGCGCTCAGTCGGTCCCCGCTCACCTCCACCGCCAACACTAGAATGCACATCTCCTGAAAACAAGATTCAGATACATTTATAGGTGATATTATCAGTTTTTTTTGGATTAGAATTTTTCCAACTTCCAAAATAGCGGTTATTAACTTTATCTCCAGAAATGCTACGGTAGGATATCTAATATTGCGATACAATAATATGTAAACAACAATATAATTCAGTGCAGTTACTTAGATTTTTATTTAGTAAGAAAAAAGTTACCACTACTTTTGaggttataaaaataataatctaaAAAAACGGTCAGTTTTATACTCATTTGGACATAAAGTAAAACATGATTGGGATGACGATACAAGCGTGAGAAAGatatagtatgattctctctgcctATGCTCCAGTGACAAGAGACCCTTAGAGCGATTTCACTTTGTctgatccgatatcggatgtcggatgacctttggagaaaaaaaacaacgggttgcactccgggagtgccggcaggagtgaaaacacaaaatttttgcagcactatgtataattgaggttaaaGCCTTCTAGCGTTATTTCGTCacattacttgaaacccctaagcacatcactgttaGTACTAGAGTTATATTAGTAGCAGTTAGATGGAAACTCACTATATGGCATTTTAATCAATagagaaaaactcaatgacattgtaattCGATCAGggcacgtgtccgtcttacgtcttaaggtcacgtgacacctgttacgagtttaacatttttccccatcacaaaaagtgcacagcgctctaaagaagttttcacttcaaaaatttcAAAATACTGATTATGGTAAGATTATCTTAAATATCCCGGCTATGGACGGGAGGTACGCCTATAACAGTGGAGTATGGtaagattattttaaatatcccGGCTATGGACAAAAGGTACGCCTATAACAGTAGAGTATGGTAATATTATCTTAAATATCCCGGCTATGGACGGGAGGTACATCTACAACAGTGGAGTGTGGTAAGACTGACCTTAAAGATCCCGGCTATGGACAACGTCAGGCTAGAAGTGTAAGTCACTACGAGGAACTCTGAAATCTCCATGAGGAATGCGATGGTGGCGCCCCCAGACACCTTTACTAGCGTTGGCACTAGCGCCCCCTGCGGCAGGGACAGGAGGTATACGAAACAGGATAGACCTGAAATTAATCAGATTAAGTTAGcatcagggctcggaaccggtattgaaatacctgtAAACCTGAAAAACCAAAACCAATATCGATATCGGTCCaaaaccgttatattatttcgttcattaaaaaaccggttaattCATGGAACGCGAACTAACAAATTACGTTCTCTCTCCTAACCGGTAAGAAGAGGGAACGGAACTTTAGGGTTCGCACTTCGCgggaacgatataataccggttactcTTGGCTTTCGGAGACTCTCGGTTAAACTCGTTGTCATACGTGAAGGAGATAGCAATACTCACTCGTTCTATCTCGTTTCGATATCTttaatttaaccggttaatttcgttcctcgagaacgaaatgagaacgtatatggcataaaccgttatctcaaaagaacagttctttaaccggtaaccgcaaacgAAAACGAAATCCATTTCGTTCCCGGGcgaatgaacgaaaccggtttgacaaatgagaacggtttccgagccctggttAGCGTTGTTTAGCAGGCATCAATTATCATGCACATTTGAGTTTCGAAGTTAAATGATGGTTACATTGGTTTTTATttcataaacaaaattttctttaaaaaatgttttcaaaagtaacatttaagtaataaaaatatggtAAACGATAAATTATTcttttaatttgtaatgtatTACAGTTtacatttatagttcgttttttttagcattagaaagaacttgaaagaaggtaaataagcgatcttggcatgtcttttaattgaaaaacgctttttaaaaatcaataactattacttatgaaagcagaaaaatataaatgatcgtattagattcataattgttacatatttgccgtaacttatttttaaaatgtgtttttcaattaaaagacacatcaagattgtttacctaatttctaatgctaaaaaaaacgaagtataggtagtATATACCtcgcgttggtgtggtgaaaaattttgtgtctCATTCGGTAGCAAAGTTTGGTTAACCCTTGAAATCCTCGCaaagctcaagattccacttttcaacccactcactacgctcgtttcaattttggaatctttcgcttgtaTTAACTCAATAGGACGACGGAGTTAACAATTTTGCCCCCTAGTAAAACTAATAACAATTTTATAagttagagttacaccaagagaAGTTTGCAACGTATTTGATAACACtcgcagtgcatgtgttatttacgtgtcataatttcatagaagtttgaaatttaaaataacacttgaactgcatgtgctatcaaaataatTGCAGacatatcttggtctaactctatctgaCCTTCGAAGAGCAGGGCGAAGGGCAGCAGCGACAGGAACATCCACGGCTGCACATGGAACACCATGTCCACCTGGTTATGGAGCCCTAGTCTCGGTGCATCATTAACTATGCTAGCTTCTTCCGAGGAATACACTGACCTTCGAAGAGCAGGGCGAAGGGCAGCAGCGACAGGAACATCCACGGCTGCACATGGAACACCATGTCCACCTGGTTATGGAGCCCTAGTCTCGGTGCATCATTAACTATGCTAGCTTCTTCCGAGGAATACACTGACCTTCGAAGAGCAGGGCGAAGGGCAGCAGCGACAGGAACATCCACGTTTGCACATGGAACACCATGTCCACCGGGTTATGGAGCCCTAGTCTCGGTGCATCATTAACTATGCTAGCTTCTTCCGAGGAATACACTGACCTTCGAAGAGCAGAGCGAAGGGCAGCAGCGACAGGAACATCCACGGCTGCACATGGAACACCATGTCCACCGGGTTATGGAGCCCTAGTCTCGGTGCATCATTAACTATGCTAGCTTCTACCGAGGAATACACTGACCTTCGAAGAGCAGGGCGAAGGGCAGCAGCGACAGGAACATCCACGTTTGCACATGGAACACCATGTCCACCGGGTTATGGAGCCCTAGTCTCGGTGCATCATTAACTATGCTAGCTTCTTCCGAGGAATACACTGACCTTCGAAGAGCAGGGCGAAGGGCAGCAGCGACAGGAACATCCACGGCTGCACATGGAACACCATGTCCACCGGGTTATGGAGCCCTAGTCTCGGTGCATCATTAACTATGCTAGCTTCTTCCGAGGAATACACTGACCTTCGAAGAGCAGGGCGAAGGGCAGCAGCGACAGGAACATCCACGGCTGCACATGGAACACCATGTCCACCTGGTTATGGAGCCCTAGTCTCGGTGCATCATTAACTATGCTAGCTTCTTCCGAGGAATACACTGACCTTCGAAGAGCAGGGCGAAGGGCAGCAGCGACAGGAACATCCACGTTTGCACATGGAACACCATGTCCACCGGGTTATGGAGCCCTAGTCTCGGTGCATCATTAACTATGCTAGCTTCTTCCGAGGAATACACTGACCTTCGAAGAGCAGAGCGAAGGGCAGCAGCGACAGGAACATCCACGGCTGCACATGGAACACCATGTCCACCGGGTTATGGAGCCCTAGTCTCGGTGCATCATTAACTATGCTAGCTTCTACCGAGGAATACACTGACCTTCGAAGAGCAGGGCGAAGGGCAGCAGCGACAGGAACATCCACGTTTGCACATGGAACACCATGTCCACCGGGTTATGGAGCCCTAGTCTCGGTGCATCATTAGCTATGCTAGCTTCTTCCGAGGAATACACTGACCTTCGAAGAGCAGGGCGAAGGGCAGCAGCGACAGGAACATCCACGGCTGAACATGGAACACCATGTCCACCGGGTTATGGAGCCCTAGCCTCGCTCGCTGCATCAGCAACTGGGCGAACGTCCACCGGAGGCCGCCGGCGAACGAGGCCACAAGCAGGAAGTTGAAGCCGAGCAGGTTGAACGCGGTGGCCTTGTATGTAAACATGACGAGGCCGACGGCTATCATGAATACTATGCCGACTAGGGACCATGactgaaatgtaaacaaatacaGTTACAACCAAAACCAGAAAAAAAATGATACCATTTACTTGTTTTCGAAAAACCATTAACTttggagtattaataatgtatgcccttatatgtttGTTCGTTACTATGTAAATTATAgataaaagtaggtacacgagtagaaattgtagcaaaagtatttttatattttccggttttcaaacgATATAGAtaatgattaataaaaaaaaatcatgcatgaggctaattaggatcgcggAATACATATAATAAGAAGTCAGCTATCGACGTAATAAAAGCCTAAAAGCTTTTTGAGCTAATTTATAGGTATTCTCTCAGTATTATCAGAGTACCTATAGTCtacatattacatacatacatacatacatataatcacgcctatattcatcatttctcttaggctagggtttttataatataaatataaaagtaaaatataaaaacacttacaaaacaataaaaaatacatataaacacattataaaaaacctaacctagggtgccgccagcagcggggcaagatCACGCCTATATATTATTAGTCTACATATTATCCGAGTATAATATAAAGGACGCTTTCGTAATTCATTATTTCATTAGAAATTACTTTGTCGAAACCAGTATCGtgtaaagcagcggtcggcaacaagcggcccgcgataGACTCGCTTGCGGTCCGCGAGTCTCCCTGCAtggctattttgtatataatattgacaaacgtcaaagtcacaaatattaccagtgcggcccgcgtcaacttcgttaactactatgtggcccttggctcctaaaaggttgccgaccgctggtgtaAAGAAAACAACCTATTGCTTTGTAACTAGTATCGTAAAAAGTAGATTTATACTTCTTTTCGCAATTGCATTTGGTTACGGAACTGCGGTTTCGTACGCGGCCGAAGGCTTATTAagcctgtacggatatgatgttCGTTCtctgtctacgtgacagcatgataaaacggtatccgtcactttctatctcacggtgttaaaaagtgacagttattttatcacgtggataaagccatccataatacgctggcTGGCGAGACAAACGCCCACAGTGTATGGTGCCTTCGGTCTGACGTCCGACTCCCTATCCCTACTAATACTATAAATGCGAAAGCAActttgtctgtctgttacttCTCCACGCTTAaaccttaataaataataacagagTTCTATGTACAAAAACCTGATGGTAGGCATTACAACCAAGTTAAGGATTTCTGGATGTAACTTAAAGTCACAAACTGAAAACGCCgcccctttgtttgacataaagtgaCTGACTGATGATGACTTAAGT
This region includes:
- the LOC134678777 gene encoding solute carrier family 35 member C2, with protein sequence MPGVKYEQLSTKAEVEEEVATAKPKKKRSEFWCQKGLLSLGLILLYFSLSIGLTFYQRWLLKDFRYPLTVVMYHLIVKWCLSVCVRCARHFITGSSQLVLPFMTCLRSVAPTGLASGIDVGFSNWGLELVTISLYTMTKSTTIIFILGFAILLGLERKSWSLVGIVFMIAVGLVMFTYKATAFNLLGFNFLLVASFAGGLRWTFAQLLMQRARLGLHNPVDMVFHVQPWMFLSLLPFALLFEGLSCFVYLLSLPQGALVPTLVKVSGGATIAFLMEISEFLVVTYTSSLTLSIAGIFKEMCILVLAVEVSGDRLSAINVAGLGVCLLGIIGHIVHKVLFIKSVTGAVPLDDDFDPVNRSRTPKGGGEPLLEAKWTHPSDDSDVDANLVLFEVMQRRDGR